A stretch of Bos taurus isolate L1 Dominette 01449 registration number 42190680 breed Hereford chromosome 5, ARS-UCD2.0, whole genome shotgun sequence DNA encodes these proteins:
- the OR10P1 gene encoding olfactory receptor family 10 subfamily P member 1, whose protein sequence is MAKENQTLPEFLLLGFSDLRALQGPLFWGVLLVYLVTLLGNSLIILLTQASPTLHAPMYFFLRHLSLVELLYTTDIVPRTLADLAFPHPRAISFWGCAAQMYVFIVLGISECCLLTAMAYDRYAAICQPLHYSTLMSWRACMAMVGISWLMGIITATTHSSLIFTLPFPSRPVIPHFLCDILPVLRLASAGKHRSEVSVMMATVVFIMVPFSLIVTSYAHILSAILAMASTLSRRKVFSTCSSHLLVVFLFFGTASITYIRPRAGSSVTMNRILSLFYTVITPMLNPIIYTLRNKEVTRALWHVVKRQVPSP, encoded by the coding sequence ATGGCTAAAGAAAATCAGACTTTGCCTGAATTCCTCCTTCTGGGATTCTCCGACCTCAGGGCACTGCAAGGCCCCCTGTTCTGGGGGGTGTTGCTGGTCTACCTGGTGACCTTGCTGGGTAACTCTCTGATCATCCTCCTCACACAGGCCAGCCCCACCCTACACGCTCCCATGTACTTCTTTCTGCGCCACCTCTCCCTGGTGGAGCTACTCTACACCACCGACATTGTGCCCAGGACACTGGCTGACCTGGCCTTCCCGCACCCCCGTGCCATCTCCTTCTGGGGCTGTGCAGCCCAGATGTATGTCTTCATTGTCCTGGGCATTTCAGAGTGCTGCCTGCTCACagccatggcctatgaccgctacgcTGCCATCTGCCAGCCCCTGCACTACTCCACCCTCATGAGCTGGCGGGCCTGCATGGCCATGGTGGGCATCTCCTGGCTCATGGGCATCATCACAGCCACCACCCATTCCTCCCTCATCTTCACCCTGCCTTTCCCCAGCCGCCCAGTCATCCCTCACTTCCTCTGCGACATTCTGCCAGTACTGAGATTGGCAAGTGCTGGGAAGCACAGGAGCGAGGTCTCTGTGATGATGGCCACTGTGGTCTTCATCATGGTCCCCTTCTCTCTGATTGTCACCTCTTATGCCCACATCCTGAGTGCCATCCTGGCAATGGCCTCCACCCTGAGCCGCCGAAAGGTCTTTTCCACTTGTTCTTCCCATCTGCTCGTGGTCTTCCTCTTCTTTGGAACGGCCAGCATCACCTACATCCGGCCccgggcaggctcctctgtcaccaTGAACCGCATCCTCAGCCTGTTCTACACGGTCAtcacacccatgctgaaccccaTCATCTACACCCTTCGGAACAAGGAGGTGACAAGagccctgtggcatgtggtgAAGAGGCAGGTCCCCTCACCCTGA